From a single Lolium rigidum isolate FL_2022 chromosome 7, APGP_CSIRO_Lrig_0.1, whole genome shotgun sequence genomic region:
- the LOC124676395 gene encoding uncharacterized protein LOC124676395 — protein MAMAETLALVPVEDPEAPLDAAAIRSRFEQLSALWEGEEEEPVDVAAEEDAVLGLLSECEVDMQAVDAWDSSAAALGSDGLATYIEWLKKEVSLAEEENRKLSAEISGIGYTVFKDTILLDADIESLESSLDKIDSEGLKHSEASPDSGLNQTNVEKDYIYEALELDYEIEKSEMDVELLQIQSTSMQRDEEMCQIKSVLSVPKVLECKGNSLRVFLKAPILTPECVNLGQKLDCVVDSFVSDHELLIEFDEGSMELKKVQIFPADVCVDILIEKLKSSREVISVPSLGWLIRQCQQQIIINILRRSLVNDANSSRHSFEYLDKDETIVAHLAGGIDAFFKISAAWPLSSYGLKLISIRNSGTLPANITLDLLCKTKELANGLELQTRRNLVRFVDTVEEILLREMQSDLNSSRVPG, from the exons ATGGCCATGGCGGAAACCCTAGCGCTGGTCCCGGTGGAGGACCCCGAGGCGCCCCTCGACGCGGCGGCCATCCGAAG CCGGTTCGAGCAGCTCTCGGCGCTGTgggaaggggaggaggaggagccagtGGACgttgcggcggaggaggacgccgtACTAGGACTGCTCTCCGAGTGCGAG GTGGATATGCAGGCAGTCGATGCTTGGGACTCGAGCGCTGCTGCGCTGGGGAGTGACGGTTTAG CCACGTACATTGAATGGCTGAAGAAGGAGGTGAGCTTGGCAGAGGAGGAGAACCGAAAGTTATCTGCCGAGATCAGTGGCATTGGATACACAGTGTTCAAAG ACACGATTCTGCTGGATGCTGACATTGAATCACTGGAGTCTTCGCTGGATAAAATTGATTCAGAG GGTTTGAAGCATTCGGAAGCAAGTCCTGATTCTGGCCTCAACCAAACAAATGTTGAGAAGGACTACATATATGAG GCGTTGGAACTTGATTATGAAATAGAGAAAAGTGAAATGGACGTTGAGCTGTTGCAAATACAAAGTACTTCAATGCAAAG GGATGAAGAAATGTGTCAAATTAAATCTGTGTTATCAGTACCAAAGGTCTTAGAGTGTAAAGGAAATTCTCTCAGAGTGTTTCTGAAGGCACCTATACTGACCCCAGAATGTGTAAATTTAGGACAAAAATTGGATTGTGTTGTTGATTCATTTGTCTCGGACCATGAGTTATTgatagaatttgatgaaggaagcATGGAACTGAAGAAAGTGCAG ATCTTCCCTGCTGATGTTTGTGTAGATATACTGATTGAGAAGCTCAAGTCCTCCAG AGAGGTCATTTCTGTCCCGTCCTTGGGGTGGCTCATTCGGCAATGTCAACAGCAGATTATAATCAACATTCTAAGACGATCGTTGGTGAATGATGCTAATAGTTCCAG GCATTCTTTTGAGTACTTAGACAAAGATGAAACAATAGTAGCTCATTTGGCTGGTGGAATTGATGCATTCTTCAAGATATCTGCAGCTTGGCCATTGTCGTCCTATGGCCTGAAGTTAATCTCAATCCGCAACTCCGGGACTCTCCCAGCGAATATAACTTTAGATTTGCTCTGCAAGACTAAG GAACTTGCCAATGGCTTAGAGCTTCAGACTCGTCGGAATCTGGTAAGATTTGTAGACACTGTGGAGGAGATTCTTCTTCGAGAGATGCAGTCAGATCTGAATTCCAGCAGGGTTCCTGGTTAG